One window from the genome of Haladaptatus paucihalophilus DX253 encodes:
- the thiI gene encoding tRNA uracil 4-sulfurtransferase ThiI: MHPSGADTVLVRHGDVGVKSGKVQTEMERRLRDNIAAILADRGIDAEVERRWSRLLVHATEENVEEATTAAADTFGVQSASAAAVVSPEQAVIEETLADAAREHYHEGTFAVRARRSSKDHPFTSAELEREGGTAVWNAVENPEVDLDDPDITFSVEVRDDEAFVFLEKRDGPGGLPLGTQTKLVSLVSGGIDSPVATWEVMKRGSPVIPVYLDLGDYGGIDHRARAVETVRKLAKYAPEQDMRVRKVPAGEAMTLLGEEVGPARMLVFRRFMYRVAEHIAREESAHGIVTGEAIGQKSSQTARNLGVVGTATTMPIHRPLLTMDKSDIVARARRIDTYTDSTIPAGCNRLAPDYPETNATHEIAQNAEPDDLFELAKAAAENVELIDL, encoded by the coding sequence ATGCATCCGTCGGGAGCCGATACCGTCCTCGTCCGGCACGGCGACGTGGGCGTGAAAAGCGGGAAAGTGCAGACCGAGATGGAGCGACGGCTCCGCGACAACATCGCCGCGATACTCGCGGACCGCGGTATCGACGCCGAGGTCGAACGCCGCTGGTCGCGCCTCCTCGTCCACGCGACCGAGGAGAACGTCGAGGAAGCGACGACCGCGGCGGCCGACACCTTCGGCGTCCAGTCCGCGAGCGCCGCCGCCGTCGTCTCGCCGGAACAGGCGGTCATCGAGGAGACGCTGGCCGACGCCGCCCGCGAGCACTACCACGAGGGGACTTTCGCCGTACGCGCCCGGCGCTCCTCGAAGGACCATCCGTTCACCAGCGCGGAACTCGAACGCGAGGGCGGTACCGCCGTCTGGAACGCCGTCGAGAACCCCGAGGTCGACTTGGACGACCCCGACATCACCTTCTCCGTCGAGGTGCGCGACGACGAGGCCTTCGTCTTCCTCGAAAAACGCGACGGGCCGGGCGGACTCCCGCTCGGCACCCAGACGAAACTCGTCTCGCTCGTCAGCGGCGGCATCGACTCCCCCGTCGCCACGTGGGAGGTCATGAAGCGCGGCAGTCCCGTGATCCCCGTCTACCTGGATTTGGGTGACTACGGCGGTATCGACCACCGTGCCCGCGCCGTCGAAACGGTTCGCAAACTCGCCAAATACGCCCCCGAACAGGACATGCGCGTCCGGAAGGTCCCGGCGGGCGAGGCGATGACACTCCTCGGCGAGGAGGTCGGTCCCGCCCGAATGCTCGTCTTCCGCCGGTTCATGTACCGCGTCGCCGAGCACATCGCCCGCGAGGAGTCCGCCCACGGCATCGTCACCGGCGAAGCCATCGGGCAGAAGTCCAGCCAGACCGCGCGGAATCTCGGCGTGGTCGGTACGGCCACGACCATGCCCATCCATCGCCCCCTCCTCACGATGGACAAGAGCGACATCGTGGCCCGCGCCCGCCGCATCGACACCTACACCGACTCCACGATTCCCGCTGGCTGTAACCGCCTCGCACCCGACTACCCCGAAACCAACGCCACCCACGAAATCGCCCAGAACGCCGAACCCGACGACCTATTCGAACTGGCCAAAGCGGCCGCCGAAAACGTCGAACTCATTGACCTCTGA